A single genomic interval of Lacrimispora sphenoides JCM 1415 harbors:
- a CDS encoding MurR/RpiR family transcriptional regulator: MEINNLGLLNSLSLIVNAGKSDNIEYVLAQYILKNLYRISSVSISEITEECFTSISAIRRFCEQLGYDNFSKLKSSVTKLVFPSNLRYRDIEEYSNYQSHIKSLINDMIIDIDEHFNFEKISFLCQLLHKDVNIVFLCANNTSGTIAKFQQELMFASKVTHVISNSFTKNNVLKSFNAEDIIITVSASGKFAELSLEFVKSLKGHKFLITGNRDQSLKSAYEDVFYISKNSISNDYLSIYGKYGITYILDLLSMQYIFLYS, encoded by the coding sequence GTGGAAATCAATAACTTAGGTCTCTTAAACTCTTTATCATTAATAGTAAACGCAGGAAAATCTGATAATATTGAATATGTATTAGCACAGTACATTTTAAAGAATCTATATAGAATTTCCAGTGTTAGTATTTCAGAAATCACAGAGGAATGCTTTACATCCATATCAGCCATCAGAAGATTCTGCGAGCAACTGGGATACGATAATTTCAGCAAATTAAAAAGTTCAGTGACTAAATTAGTATTTCCAAGTAATTTAAGATATAGGGATATTGAAGAATATTCCAATTATCAAAGCCATATAAAAAGCCTTATTAATGACATGATTATAGATATCGATGAGCATTTTAATTTTGAAAAGATAAGTTTTTTGTGTCAGCTGCTTCATAAAGATGTTAATATCGTATTCTTATGTGCAAACAATACCAGCGGAACAATCGCAAAGTTTCAGCAGGAATTAATGTTTGCATCTAAGGTCACTCATGTTATTTCAAATTCATTTACTAAGAACAATGTATTAAAATCCTTCAATGCTGAGGATATCATAATTACTGTATCAGCATCTGGAAAGTTTGCAGAGCTGTCACTTGAATTTGTTAAAAGTTTAAAAGGCCATAAATTTTTAATAACAGGAAACAGGGATCAAAGTTTAAAAAGTGCTTATGAAGATGTTTTTTATATAAGTAAGAATAGTATCTCAAATGACTACCTTAGTATTTATGGGAAATATGGCATTACCTATATACTTGATTTATTATCCATGCAATATATATTTTTATATTCTTAG
- a CDS encoding M24 family metallopeptidase → MIQLKEIKAPELEQDLVPVALSDKTMEERKEKLLAKMKEKGYDTIVIYADLEHGSNFEYICGFLPRFEEALFVLHSCGKAYMVLGNENLNKAAKSRIEVTAVHMPYFSLPNQPMETEKSVAEIFMQCGLEKAKNIGFVGWKNFTGKSEDNTALYDIPYFIVQAIMSNCREARFSNAAGLFIGDGGIRTTNNANELAHYEFGAALAGNCILEAMEAFDEGKTEMQIAEKLAAFGQPHNVVTIMAAGERFVKANIYPTNKVIKKGDRISITTGFKGGLQSRGGYAVLSEEELPEGEKDYLKKVAIPYYTAVKTWLETIKIGMDGNELYDKIEEVLPKAQYGWSLNPGHLCADEEWLASPVYKGSGERIKSGMLFQIDIIPAVPGYGGISCESGVMLADKALREAIKKEYPEMWNRIQKRRSYIMEELAINLSEEVIPTSNATAYCRPFLLNKRAAFTGSK, encoded by the coding sequence ATGATACAGCTAAAAGAAATAAAAGCGCCGGAATTAGAGCAGGATCTTGTACCAGTTGCATTAAGTGATAAAACAATGGAAGAAAGAAAAGAAAAATTGTTGGCAAAGATGAAAGAGAAAGGTTATGATACTATTGTTATCTATGCCGATTTGGAACATGGAAGTAATTTTGAATACATATGCGGTTTCCTGCCACGTTTTGAAGAGGCCTTATTCGTGCTTCATTCCTGTGGTAAGGCGTATATGGTATTAGGAAATGAGAATTTGAACAAAGCAGCAAAATCAAGAATTGAAGTGACGGCTGTGCACATGCCGTATTTTTCCCTTCCAAACCAGCCGATGGAGACAGAGAAAAGCGTGGCTGAAATTTTCATGCAGTGCGGATTGGAAAAAGCAAAAAATATTGGTTTTGTTGGTTGGAAGAATTTTACCGGCAAATCCGAGGATAATACTGCATTATATGATATTCCATACTTTATCGTACAAGCCATCATGAGCAACTGCAGGGAAGCCAGGTTTTCCAATGCTGCGGGCTTATTCATTGGTGATGGAGGCATACGTACCACAAACAATGCCAATGAACTGGCACATTATGAATTCGGGGCTGCACTTGCAGGAAATTGTATATTAGAAGCCATGGAAGCGTTTGATGAAGGTAAAACAGAAATGCAGATTGCAGAGAAATTAGCTGCATTTGGACAGCCTCATAATGTTGTAACTATCATGGCGGCTGGGGAGCGTTTTGTAAAAGCCAATATATACCCAACCAATAAAGTAATTAAAAAAGGAGACCGTATTTCAATCACTACGGGATTCAAGGGGGGATTACAAAGCCGCGGCGGATATGCGGTATTAAGCGAAGAGGAATTGCCGGAAGGTGAAAAAGACTACTTGAAGAAGGTAGCAATTCCCTACTACACGGCAGTAAAGACTTGGTTAGAAACGATTAAGATTGGTATGGACGGAAACGAATTATATGATAAGATAGAGGAAGTGCTGCCAAAAGCCCAGTATGGATGGTCATTAAACCCCGGTCACTTATGTGCTGATGAAGAATGGCTTGCTTCTCCGGTATACAAAGGTTCTGGGGAACGAATAAAGAGCGGAATGCTGTTCCAGATTGATATCATTCCAGCCGTTCCCGGTTATGGCGGAATCAGCTGTGAGAGCGGAGTTATGCTGGCTGACAAGGCTTTGCGGGAAGCAATAAAAAAAGAATATCCGGAAATGTGGAATCGAATCCAGAAACGCAGGTCTTATATCATGGAAGAATTGGCAATCAATCTTTCGGAAGAAGTTATTCCAACTAGTAATGCGACTGCTTACTGCCGCCCATTCTTACTCAATAAGAGAGCGGCATTCACAGGTTCCAAATGA
- a CDS encoding PTS transporter subunit EIIC: MKYVEMSKQVLEHVGGIENLNHVEHCATRLRLHYNSKKLVNEEALKGIENVLGIVSKAGQVQIIIGPNVNEAYNDFLDASGWKEGVTSETVSPEEPEEKKAMYYVNKFGNFMAAVFMPIVPALITGGMILAFKNLLVNYFGVAMDSGTAVILTSIFSAAFTFLPVYIGFTMAKRLKMEPIMGAFLGGLLVSSNISGAAGLSFLGIGIPVVEYTGSVLPIMLGIGFMYFVDKLFQKYIPETVRYFLKPLCTMIVVVPVTLIILGPIGTILSTYVGVGITNLMNAIGGIAMPIFAVVYPYMVMLGLDKAIMPIGFNSVATIGYDPAIMVMGFISNLCIGGSALAVATTIRNDKSKKGMIASFGITALCGVTEPAFYGSLIMRPRVLIGTAIGAASAGLVAGIFGLKSYVMGGCPGLLTALFFVDKDGGLGNFFLAAIVSVVAVAVSFVSCKIILSKTE; encoded by the coding sequence ATGAAATATGTTGAGATGTCAAAGCAAGTATTAGAACATGTCGGTGGTATTGAAAACTTAAATCATGTTGAGCACTGCGCAACCAGGCTTCGTTTACACTACAACAGCAAGAAACTTGTAAATGAAGAAGCATTAAAAGGAATTGAAAATGTCCTGGGCATTGTCAGCAAAGCCGGACAGGTCCAGATTATCATTGGGCCTAATGTGAATGAAGCATATAACGATTTCTTAGATGCGTCAGGCTGGAAAGAAGGCGTAACCAGCGAAACAGTTTCCCCGGAAGAACCGGAAGAAAAAAAGGCGATGTACTATGTTAACAAATTTGGTAACTTCATGGCCGCAGTTTTTATGCCGATTGTTCCTGCGCTGATTACAGGCGGAATGATTCTGGCATTTAAAAACTTGCTTGTCAACTACTTTGGTGTTGCTATGGATTCTGGTACTGCGGTTATTTTAACTTCGATTTTCAGTGCTGCGTTTACCTTTTTGCCGGTTTACATTGGATTTACAATGGCAAAACGTTTAAAAATGGAACCAATCATGGGCGCATTTTTAGGCGGACTGTTAGTTAGTTCAAATATTAGCGGGGCAGCAGGATTAAGCTTCTTGGGTATTGGTATTCCGGTGGTAGAATATACAGGCAGTGTATTGCCGATTATGCTAGGCATTGGATTTATGTATTTTGTGGACAAGTTATTCCAGAAGTATATTCCTGAAACCGTGAGATACTTTTTGAAACCATTATGTACAATGATCGTTGTTGTCCCTGTCACTTTAATTATTTTAGGGCCGATAGGAACCATTTTAAGTACTTATGTAGGTGTTGGAATTACAAACTTAATGAATGCAATTGGCGGAATAGCCATGCCGATCTTTGCGGTGGTTTACCCTTACATGGTCATGCTGGGATTAGACAAAGCCATTATGCCGATTGGATTTAACAGCGTTGCGACAATTGGATATGATCCGGCGATTATGGTTATGGGATTTATCTCGAACCTGTGTATCGGTGGAAGTGCATTGGCAGTAGCTACAACCATTCGAAACGATAAAAGCAAAAAAGGTATGATTGCATCTTTTGGTATTACTGCACTTTGCGGAGTTACGGAACCGGCATTTTATGGATCATTAATCATGAGGCCAAGAGTTTTGATTGGTACTGCAATCGGAGCGGCGAGCGCTGGTTTAGTTGCTGGTATCTTTGGATTAAAGAGCTATGTTATGGGAGGCTGCCCAGGATTATTAACTGCTTTGTTCTTTGTTGATAAAGATGGCGGCTTGGGGAATTTCTTTTTAGCTGCAATTGTATCAGTAGTGGCAGTTGCAGTATCTTTTGTATCATGCAAGATTATTCTTTCAAAAACAGAGTAA
- a CDS encoding GNAT family N-acetyltransferase — protein MRVEETTYISNNGKKIVLRSPEISDSKDLLEYLVKCAGETDYLGRYPEEINSTLEEQDSHISKYLEDKKGFEISAFVDNKLVANGTIYCIRENMKSKHRAGYGVAVLKDYWDLGIGHMLTKCCLDHAKKLGYEQVELQVVAGNKRAVHVYEQHGFKICGTIENAEKLKDGTYRDLLMMICKL, from the coding sequence ATGAGAGTAGAGGAAACCACATATATATCTAACAATGGTAAAAAAATTGTTTTAAGAAGTCCTGAGATATCCGACTCCAAAGATTTACTTGAATATTTAGTGAAATGCGCTGGTGAGACCGACTATTTGGGAAGATATCCTGAGGAAATTAACAGCACTCTGGAGGAACAGGATTCTCATATCTCCAAATATCTGGAAGATAAAAAAGGCTTTGAAATCTCAGCGTTTGTAGACAATAAGCTGGTTGCTAATGGGACTATTTATTGCATTAGGGAAAACATGAAATCAAAACACAGAGCTGGTTATGGAGTTGCAGTGTTAAAAGATTACTGGGATCTGGGAATCGGTCATATGTTAACAAAATGCTGCCTCGATCATGCGAAAAAGCTAGGATATGAACAGGTCGAGCTTCAAGTCGTTGCAGGCAATAAAAGAGCAGTCCATGTATATGAACAACATGGATTTAAGATATGTGGGACAATTGAAAATGCCGAAAAATTAAAGGATGGGACGTATCGGGATCTACTTATGATGATATGTAAATTATAG
- a CDS encoding class I SAM-dependent methyltransferase — protein sequence MKLEKMEEFFDSRLDGYEDHQLNAIDSAKIFYPYTASQLPMAEGCKVLDLGCGTGLELNEYFMFNPLAVITGIDLANGMLNTLQAKFPDKQLTLINGSYFEVPFGENVFDAAVSVESLHHFTLEQKILLYKKLHGSLKEGGYFILTDYMAENDEEEKNNFLELSRLKKELGICDGEFYHYDTPLTRAHETEALLSGGFSKVGLLNKWQSTNILKAYK from the coding sequence ATGAAGCTTGAAAAGATGGAAGAATTTTTTGATAGTCGTTTAGACGGGTATGAGGACCACCAGCTTAATGCTATTGATTCTGCAAAAATATTTTATCCTTATACGGCATCGCAGCTGCCTATGGCCGAAGGCTGTAAAGTACTCGATTTGGGCTGTGGGACAGGGCTTGAATTGAACGAATATTTTATGTTTAATCCACTTGCTGTCATAACAGGAATCGATTTGGCAAATGGGATGTTAAATACACTTCAGGCCAAATTTCCAGACAAACAGCTTACGCTTATCAATGGTTCATATTTTGAGGTTCCATTTGGTGAAAATGTATTTGATGCTGCCGTTTCTGTGGAATCATTGCATCATTTCACTCTGGAACAGAAAATTCTGCTTTATAAAAAGCTGCATGGTTCGTTGAAAGAGGGCGGATATTTTATTTTAACGGACTATATGGCTGAAAATGATGAAGAAGAAAAGAATAACTTTTTAGAGCTTTCCCGGTTGAAAAAAGAATTGGGAATATGTGACGGTGAGTTCTATCACTATGATACACCGCTTACACGAGCGCATGAAACAGAAGCGTTACTCTCCGGAGGATTTTCAAAAGTCGGACTACTGAATAAATGGCAAAGTACGAACATTTTGAAAGCATATAAATGA
- a CDS encoding glycoside hydrolase family 1 protein — protein sequence MSIKGNFLWGSATAAYQCEGGWDEDGKGLNEWDVFNHESSLNINHEDGDVASDFYHRYKEDIDLMAEGNQNTYRFSISWARIIPRGVGEVNPKGIEFYNNVVNYCLEKGIIPNVTLFHYDLPNEMAKIGGWENRKVVDAFNQYAKVCFENFGDRVKIWSTINEPRYYAYCSYVVGNYPPNYKADFSRFWNVLYNLMLGSAKAVQSYKELGMKGIIGVVHDNGNVELDPDTKEKESVKLRADIFYNRMVLDTAVFGKIPAELNEVLEDNHVDASFICEEDIPAFEKGKIDYIGLNLYNRQYVTDYSEGETEIFHNNKGKGSKSKEGIRIKDLFETSFDPDVKRNLWGREVYPKCMYNALKEIKAKYGDILVYITENGCGQYETPDDNGYVKDTERIEICSEFIDYMLQAKEEGVNVQGYYMWSSMDLYSWINGYEKRYGIVRVDFKNNNRRIPKESYYWYKSLIAAKRGI from the coding sequence ATGAGTATCAAAGGAAATTTTTTATGGGGCTCGGCAACCGCTGCTTATCAATGTGAAGGAGGTTGGGACGAAGATGGGAAAGGCTTAAATGAATGGGATGTCTTTAACCATGAAAGTTCTCTGAATATTAACCATGAAGATGGTGACGTTGCCAGTGATTTTTACCATAGGTATAAAGAAGATATAGACCTGATGGCAGAAGGAAACCAAAATACTTATAGATTCTCAATCTCATGGGCCAGAATCATTCCGCGGGGAGTTGGTGAGGTCAATCCGAAAGGGATTGAATTTTATAACAATGTTGTTAACTATTGTCTGGAAAAAGGAATTATTCCTAATGTGACATTATTTCATTACGACCTCCCCAATGAGATGGCTAAAATCGGCGGATGGGAGAACCGAAAAGTTGTAGATGCTTTTAATCAATATGCAAAAGTGTGTTTTGAAAACTTCGGAGACCGGGTTAAGATTTGGTCTACGATCAATGAACCAAGATATTATGCGTACTGCAGCTATGTTGTAGGAAATTATCCGCCAAACTATAAGGCTGATTTTAGTCGCTTTTGGAACGTTCTTTATAACCTGATGCTGGGTAGTGCAAAAGCCGTTCAAAGCTATAAAGAGTTAGGTATGAAAGGAATCATTGGGGTTGTTCATGACAATGGAAATGTTGAATTAGACCCTGACACGAAAGAAAAAGAATCAGTAAAATTAAGGGCTGATATTTTTTACAACCGTATGGTTTTAGATACCGCCGTATTTGGTAAAATACCGGCTGAACTAAACGAGGTGTTAGAGGATAACCATGTTGATGCTTCATTTATTTGTGAAGAAGATATTCCTGCCTTTGAAAAAGGCAAGATCGATTATATTGGCTTAAATCTTTATAATCGTCAGTATGTAACCGATTATTCTGAGGGTGAAACAGAAATTTTCCACAATAATAAGGGGAAAGGATCAAAATCAAAAGAAGGCATTCGTATAAAGGATCTGTTTGAAACATCATTTGACCCTGATGTTAAACGCAATCTTTGGGGAAGAGAAGTCTATCCAAAATGTATGTATAATGCCTTAAAGGAAATCAAGGCAAAATATGGAGATATTTTGGTTTATATCACGGAAAACGGATGCGGTCAATATGAAACTCCCGATGATAATGGCTATGTGAAAGATACTGAAAGAATAGAAATATGCAGTGAATTTATTGACTACATGTTACAGGCGAAAGAAGAAGGAGTCAATGTACAAGGGTATTATATGTGGTCTTCCATGGATCTCTATAGTTGGATTAATGGCTATGAAAAGCGGTATGGAATTGTCAGAGTTGATTTTAAAAACAACAACAGACGAATTCCAAAGGAAAGCTACTACTGGTATAAATCGCTTATCGCAGCCAAAAGGGGCATCTAA
- a CDS encoding M81 family metallopeptidase → MKVLIAQFVIESNANIPYKSRLENFNLLFGEDCIREMKCEDVFVREGVEIIPSIYANAAAGGVLEKDAFDFIENRILEDVKKHIHEIDGIYLHLHGASEVEDLEGGSGDHHIVKEIRKLVGSYLPVAVVCDPHGNLSKEYVESTTLIRSYRNSPHTDIKETISFVCEKMAALLKTRQNITPVYRKLPMILGGEQSVSADEPVKTINQYLEELEEDKRILSCSWHVGYIRHDCDVAGCGIVVIPAKETDQEYANHIADKLAKYVWDKRHEFHYTGLTAPPEEAMKMAVEFKGKPVFITDSGDNVTSGAVGGNTFLLRQVLALDNTCNKKFLFAGINDAEALTKLAGLEEEEKISISLGMNLDELSEKVDLDVAVKAKGYLAGYSYVGEGNFGDCITIGVKDKPIDIIVSGNNHPFVEIHQFHTAGVNYEDYDIIIVKQGYIFPELKEEGKLTIMSLTQGATLQDTSKLLFKRIMRPMFPIDDI, encoded by the coding sequence ATGAAAGTATTGATAGCCCAATTTGTTATTGAATCCAATGCAAACATTCCGTATAAAAGTAGATTGGAAAATTTTAATCTTTTATTTGGAGAAGATTGCATTCGGGAAATGAAATGTGAAGATGTATTTGTGAGAGAAGGAGTCGAAATCATCCCTTCCATTTATGCCAATGCGGCAGCCGGCGGTGTATTAGAGAAAGATGCATTTGATTTCATTGAAAATAGAATTTTGGAAGATGTCAAAAAGCACATTCATGAAATTGATGGTATCTACCTTCACCTGCATGGAGCAAGTGAAGTGGAAGATTTAGAAGGCGGATCAGGTGATCACCATATTGTGAAGGAGATCCGCAAATTAGTAGGTTCTTATTTACCGGTTGCAGTGGTTTGTGATCCTCATGGCAACTTATCGAAGGAATATGTTGAAAGCACAACACTGATTCGCAGTTACCGGAATTCTCCCCATACAGATATAAAGGAAACGATTTCGTTTGTTTGTGAAAAGATGGCAGCACTGTTGAAGACCCGTCAAAATATCACACCGGTATACCGCAAATTACCCATGATTTTAGGCGGGGAACAAAGTGTTTCTGCGGATGAACCAGTTAAAACCATCAATCAATACTTAGAAGAATTAGAAGAAGATAAAAGAATTTTAAGCTGTTCCTGGCATGTGGGATATATCCGTCATGACTGTGATGTTGCGGGATGCGGTATTGTTGTTATCCCTGCAAAAGAAACCGACCAGGAATATGCAAATCATATTGCTGATAAATTAGCCAAGTATGTATGGGATAAACGGCATGAATTCCATTATACCGGACTGACTGCACCGCCGGAAGAAGCAATGAAAATGGCGGTAGAATTTAAAGGTAAGCCCGTATTCATCACTGATTCCGGGGATAATGTGACCTCTGGAGCTGTGGGAGGCAATACATTTCTATTGCGCCAGGTGCTGGCACTTGACAATACCTGCAACAAGAAGTTTTTGTTTGCCGGCATAAATGATGCAGAGGCATTAACAAAATTAGCCGGTTTGGAAGAAGAGGAGAAAATATCAATTTCTTTAGGAATGAATTTGGATGAGTTATCCGAAAAAGTAGATTTAGACGTTGCGGTCAAAGCGAAAGGATATTTGGCCGGATACTCTTATGTGGGAGAAGGAAATTTTGGTGATTGTATTACCATTGGTGTTAAAGATAAACCAATTGATATTATAGTTTCAGGAAATAATCATCCTTTTGTGGAAATACACCAGTTTCATACGGCTGGTGTAAACTATGAAGACTATGATATTATAATAGTTAAACAGGGATATATTTTCCCGGAATTAAAAGAAGAAGGCAAATTAACTATTATGTCATTAACACAGGGAGCAACGCTGCAGGATACTTCAAAGCTGCTATTCAAACGCATTATGCGTCCAATGTTTCCGATTGATGACATTTAA
- a CDS encoding N-acetylmuramoyl-L-alanine amidase family protein — translation MKKYLKLLLTGISSLALVLSASAFTTQAEEQTSLPSSIRIYGTVTQVSENRLRMIRKDGASADQEIILNLSSESKILNAVSGDPEAVEQIQEGEFIYADISPVMTMSLPPMTNAFTVLCKIPADYQVPEYITVASMSINSDGKTGILTSDTGKQYRITEQSNLFPYLTRNIVTVHDLTKGRNCLVWSTDNAISKIMVFPNSGTSDMQTGWVKKDGNWYFYDNNSLSYTGWLKDNGDWYYLDPESGIMRTGFITLEGKTYYLQKDGRMLTSAKTFIPDENGVLR, via the coding sequence ATGAAGAAATATTTAAAGTTACTGTTAACCGGTATTAGCTCCTTAGCATTAGTCCTGTCGGCGAGTGCTTTTACAACACAAGCAGAGGAACAGACTTCATTGCCAAGCTCCATACGTATTTACGGAACAGTTACCCAGGTTTCCGAAAACAGACTCCGTATGATAAGGAAAGACGGTGCCAGTGCAGACCAGGAAATCATTTTGAACCTTTCCTCTGAGTCGAAAATTTTAAACGCCGTCAGCGGAGATCCTGAAGCAGTTGAACAAATACAGGAAGGAGAATTTATTTATGCTGACATTAGTCCGGTTATGACTATGAGTCTGCCGCCTATGACAAATGCCTTTACAGTGCTTTGTAAAATCCCGGCTGATTATCAGGTTCCGGAATACATAACGGTAGCGTCTATGTCTATAAACTCAGATGGGAAGACGGGCATCCTTACCTCTGATACAGGGAAACAATACAGGATAACAGAGCAAAGTAACCTGTTTCCATATTTAACACGTAACATTGTTACAGTCCATGACCTGACAAAAGGACGTAATTGCCTGGTCTGGTCAACGGATAATGCGATTTCAAAAATTATGGTATTCCCAAATTCCGGCACATCGGATATGCAGACCGGCTGGGTAAAAAAGGACGGCAACTGGTATTTTTATGATAACAATAGCCTATCATATACAGGCTGGCTGAAAGATAACGGTGACTGGTATTACTTGGATCCTGAGAGTGGAATAATGAGAACAGGATTCATCACCCTGGAAGGCAAAACCTACTATCTTCAAAAAGATGGCCGCATGCTTACTTCAGCCAAGACATTTATTCCCGATGAAAATGGCGTATTAAGATAA
- a CDS encoding UbiA family prenyltransferase — MKKFLEFTEIRTKITSLIPFLMSLAYLFYRRQPVNIERTVLFFCSMFLFDLTTTAINNYIDTKTNGQKLPFSRGIAKLIIYLLFGISTALGLTLAYRTDLVVLLLGGLCFLCGVFYTWGPVPISRLPLGEIFSGLFYGLFIPFLMLYMNMPSGTFLTLAVDWHAIRFVLNIAPALSLLLVSAGPICATANIMLANNICDLEKDITVGRYTLPYFFGKNALGVFAGLYYVTYLTWAASVALGILSPVCLLALITIIPVHKNICRFREEHIKEKTFVLSVQNYIIIVGTQTLVIFLSGLFF, encoded by the coding sequence ATGAAAAAGTTTCTTGAATTTACTGAGATACGTACCAAGATCACAAGTCTGATTCCGTTTCTTATGTCTCTGGCTTATCTGTTTTACCGCAGGCAGCCGGTAAATATAGAACGTACGGTTTTGTTTTTTTGTTCTATGTTTTTGTTCGACTTAACGACAACCGCGATCAATAACTATATTGACACCAAAACGAATGGTCAAAAGCTGCCTTTTTCACGGGGCATAGCAAAGCTTATCATCTATCTGCTGTTCGGCATAAGCACTGCTTTGGGACTTACCCTGGCATACCGCACGGATTTGGTCGTGCTTCTGTTAGGCGGACTGTGCTTTCTCTGCGGGGTGTTTTATACCTGGGGGCCGGTTCCAATTTCCCGTTTACCCTTGGGCGAGATTTTTTCAGGACTGTTTTATGGCCTGTTTATTCCCTTTTTGATGCTTTATATGAACATGCCGTCAGGAACGTTCCTGACCTTGGCAGTGGATTGGCATGCAATCCGGTTCGTTTTAAACATTGCGCCTGCGTTATCTCTGCTTTTAGTTTCAGCAGGACCAATTTGTGCGACTGCCAACATTATGCTGGCTAACAATATCTGCGATCTGGAAAAGGATATTACGGTAGGGCGTTATACATTACCTTACTTTTTCGGCAAAAATGCATTGGGAGTTTTTGCCGGACTATATTATGTAACTTATTTGACATGGGCGGCGTCTGTTGCGCTGGGGATCTTATCCCCGGTCTGTTTGCTGGCGTTAATCACCATTATTCCTGTGCATAAGAACATCTGCCGCTTCAGAGAGGAACATATCAAAGAAAAGACCTTTGTCCTTTCGGTACAGAATTATATTATCATTGTGGGTACTCAAACTCTGGTGATCTTTTTAAGTGGTTTATTTTTTTGA
- a CDS encoding GNAT family N-acetyltransferase, translating to MKSIMGLRYIRAEKKDVDLLIKIYNAAFYADYVKYGECPAYGKTREEMEASIEKFQKLIIYSVNNPIGAISIADRGDGEYYLGCLCIIPEYQGKGIGTHAFHYILDIYCDWKKITLVTPADKEENIKFYTEKCGFIVSGTEMDGNVSVAHFLLKIFEALQRNANLIP from the coding sequence ATGAAAAGTATTATGGGATTGAGATATATAAGAGCTGAAAAGAAAGATGTAGATTTATTAATCAAGATTTATAATGCAGCATTCTATGCTGATTATGTTAAGTATGGGGAATGTCCTGCTTATGGCAAAACAAGAGAAGAAATGGAAGCATCGATTGAAAAGTTTCAGAAACTAATTATTTATAGCGTAAACAATCCCATTGGAGCTATTTCAATTGCTGACAGAGGAGATGGAGAGTATTATTTGGGCTGTCTTTGCATTATTCCTGAATATCAGGGCAAAGGAATTGGCACACACGCATTTCACTATATTCTGGACATTTATTGCGATTGGAAAAAGATAACATTGGTAACCCCTGCGGACAAAGAGGAAAACATAAAGTTTTATACTGAAAAATGCGGTTTTATAGTAAGTGGTACAGAAATGGATGGAAATGTTTCGGTAGCCCATTTTTTATTAAAAATCTTTGAGGCACTTCAGAGGAATGCTAACTTAATACCATAA
- a CDS encoding class I SAM-dependent methyltransferase, translating to MPVIKGLEWTFNTEAEKYEKMRPGYVPELYEDIFNYITIDKTSNVLEVGIGGGQATLPILKTGCKLTAVEYGENFAKLCCQKFMEFSNFSTVTAKFEDFEYDKNIYDLIYSASAFHWIPEEIGYTKVFDMLKSGGVFARFANHPYKDKGREEIHEALQKIYSLYMPGAICANEYSENEAKKLADMAQKYGFVDISYKLYHRTRSFTASEYISLLGTYSDHIAIEEHTRNKFFSEIEETIHNFAGQIDIYDTIDLQLARKP from the coding sequence ATGCCAGTAATCAAAGGATTGGAATGGACTTTTAACACTGAGGCCGAAAAATATGAAAAGATGCGCCCTGGTTATGTTCCAGAGCTATACGAGGATATTTTTAATTATATTACAATTGATAAAACCAGTAATGTTTTGGAGGTTGGAATCGGAGGAGGGCAAGCAACATTACCGATTCTAAAAACAGGCTGCAAGCTAACCGCAGTGGAATATGGTGAAAATTTCGCAAAATTATGTTGCCAGAAATTTATGGAATTTTCGAATTTTTCAACTGTAACAGCAAAATTTGAAGACTTTGAGTATGACAAAAATATTTATGATTTAATTTATTCTGCATCTGCATTTCACTGGATACCAGAAGAAATTGGGTATACGAAAGTTTTTGATATGCTAAAAAGCGGCGGTGTTTTTGCTCGTTTTGCAAATCATCCATATAAAGATAAAGGCAGAGAAGAAATTCATGAGGCACTTCAGAAGATATATTCTTTATATATGCCTGGTGCTATATGTGCCAATGAATACAGTGAGAATGAAGCTAAAAAGCTTGCGGATATGGCTCAGAAATATGGTTTTGTTGATATAAGTTATAAATTATATCATAGAACAAGATCCTTTACAGCAAGTGAATACATATCGCTACTCGGTACTTATTCCGACCACATTGCTATTGAAGAACATACCAGAAATAAGTTCTTTTCAGAAATTGAAGAAACGATTCATAATTTTGCGGGCCAAATCGATATATATGATACTATTGATTTACAGCTTGCGAGGAAACCATAA